A segment of the Aquila chrysaetos chrysaetos unplaced genomic scaffold, bAquChr1.4, whole genome shotgun sequence genome:
TGAACCTTCAGTGGTTGAAACCTGGAAGAGCATTGAACCTTGAGTGGTTGAACCTTCAAGGGTTGAACCTTCAGTGACTGAATCTTCAGTGGTTGAACCTTGGGAGAGGGTTGAACCTTCAGTGGTCGAACGCTGGGAGAGGACTGAATCTTCAGTTCAGTGCTTCAACCTTGGGAGAGGGTTGACGCTTCAGTGGTTGAACCTTGGGAAAGGGTTGAACCTTCAGTGGTTGAACGTTGGGAAAGGGCTGAACCTTCAGTGGTTGAACCTTGGGAGAGGGTTGAACCTTCAGTGGCTGAACCTTCAGTGGTTGAACCTTGGGAGAGGGTTGAACCTTCACTGGTTGAAACTTGGGAGAGGGTTGAACCTTCACTGGTTGAACCTTCACTGGCTGAATCTTGGGAGAGGGTTGAACCTTGAGAAGTCGAACCTTCAGTGGCTGAACCTTCAGTGGTTGAACCTTCAGTGATTGAATCTTCAGTGGTTGAACCTTGGGAGAGGGTTGAAGCTTCAGTGCTTAAACCTTCAGTGCTTGAACCTTGGGAGAGGGTTGAAGTTTCAGGGGTTGAACCTTCAGGGGCTGAATGTTGCAAGAGCGTTGAACCTTCAGTGGTTGAAACCTGCGAGAAGGTTGGACTTCAGTGGTTGAACCTTCAGTGGTTGAACCTTGGGAGAGCGTTGAACCTTGAGTGGTCAAACTTTGGGAAAGGGTTGAACCTTCACTGGTTGAAACTTGGAAGATGGTTGAACCTTGAGAATTTGAATCTTCAGGGGTTGAACCTTGCGAGAGTATTGAACCTTCAGCGGTTCAACCTTCCGTGGGTGAACCTTGGGAGAGGGTTGAAGCTTCAGTCGATGTAACTTGGGAGAGGGTTGAACCTTCGGTGGTTGAACCCTGTGAGAGGGTTGAACCTTCAGTGGTTGAACCTTCAGTGGTTGAAACTCTGGAAGGGGTTGAACCTTCAGTGGTCCAACGCTGGCAGAGTGTTGAACCTTCAGTGGTTGAAACTCTGGAGAGGGTTGAACCTTCAGTGGTCAAACATTCAGAGAAAGTTGAACCTTCAACAGTTGAATCTTCAGTGATGGAGTCTTCAGTGGTTGAAACTGTGGAGACAGTTGAACCTTCAGTGGTTGAACCTTGAGAGAGGGTTGAAGCTTCAGGGGTTGAACCTTGGGAGAGTGAAGCTTCAGGGGTTGAACCTTCAGGGGCTGAACATTGCGAGAGTGTTGAACCTTCAGTGGTCGAACGTTGAGAGGGTTGAACCTTCAATGGTTGAATCTTCAGTGGTTGGACCTTCAGTGGTCGAACGCTGGGAGAAGGTTGAATCTTCAGTGGTCAAACTTTGGGAGAGGGTTGAACCTTCAGTGGTTACACCTTGGAAGATGGTTGAGCCTTCAGTGGCTGAACCTTCAGTGGTTGAACCTTGGGAGAACTTTGAACCTTCAATGGCATAACCGTCGGTGGTTGAACCTTCAGTTGTTGAACCTTGGGAGAGTGTTGAACCTTGGGTGgttgaaaggcagagaaagccaCCAAAGCAACTAAGACGATCATTCCCTCCTGTGATCCAGGACTCATCCCAGGCTGATCAGTGGTTTCCTGCACAGGGCGGGTAATATCACACCCTAACAGGGAAGGGAGCAGATCCCAGAATGCGCATCCTCAACACAGCCAGCCCGACTTCACCACTTTTCTCTCCAAAGCGCAGCCCGTTTCCGTTCCACCCAGCACCACAGCCATATCTGGCTCCAGGCAAGCAGAAGCGCGACCACGCTCAGCCACGCCGCAGCAGTTAGGAACTTCCTCCACTGAATTAAATGATGGTTTTGATTgtgatgaggttttttttgggggggggttaagGTTCAAAAGGACCAGATGCCCTCAGACACCTGAGTCCTCTACAGACACACCCTTGAACATCTTGGTCCTCTACAGATCCCTCCATATACCAGGAGGGACCCTGAAGGACCAGAAGAGGATCCAGGCACTGGGGCGGTGGATTTGTAGAGAACCCTGGTGTTTGGGTGGAATCAGCAGAGAAGCATCCATGGGTGGGGCTgcctcccccgccgcccagGAGCTCTGGTCTCCAGCATTGGCTCTGGGGGGACCCTGGGACACAGACGCCCCaacaccccacacacacacaccaacaCCACCTCACACACAACCCAACAGCCCATCCCAAAACATCAGGCAGACACAACCAGTGCACCCCAGCTACACCCCAACTGCACTCCAGCTATACCCCTGCAACCCAACTACATCCCACCTGCTTCCATAAATCCCAGCTGCACATCTATAGCCCTACCACAGTCCAAAGTACACCCTGATTACACCCATACACCCTAACGACACCCCAACCACAGTCCTGTGTCCAACTATACCCACACACCTCAACTGCACCCCAACTACACCCGACTGCACCCCAAACACACCCCTGTGCCCCAACTACACCCATACACCCCAAGGGCACTCTGAGTACACCCAACCGCACCTCAAACACACCTCTGTCCCCCAACTACACCCCAACTACACCCACACACCCCAAGTGTACCCAACTACACCCCGACATGAATGAACACCCCCAAACCTGCACAACCATGCACCATCGCACCGCCCcggcacccccaaacccactcTCACCCCTGTGTGGGGGGTGCCACCGGCATCAGGGCCTTCATTAGGGCCCCTTGTTACAGTGCCTCGTTAAGGCTGCAGGAACTGTAAAACCAGTGGTTTATTTCACAGCTTTGGCCACCCGCAACAGCGCCCAGACAGGGGAGCGGGGGgcctgtagcccccccacttCTCCCCCAAAATGCACCAAAACCAGACCCTGGTCCCACTCCCACCAAGGCCCAAAATTCTCCCCAAATGCCCAAAACCGGAGCATggtgtgcccccccccaaaaaagggcCTCAAATGCCCCCAAACCAGGGCCTGGACCCAGTTCCCCACACCCAGGGATCCCAACACTCCTGAGACcccaaatcccactgaaatgcCCCAAAACACTCTCCTGCGGCAAAGGGGGTCCTGCTGTGGAGGGTGACCCTGAATCTGCCCTGGACCCCTCCAAACCCTCTATGAGGAAATGAGGTCCCCCCATAACCTCCCCCAAAGCCCCTATGGAAGGTTTGGGGTCCCTCTGTCCTGGTGGGATtccccctcccagcacccccaTGGGTGCCCCCGAAtggtgggtttggggtgcaggggggacCCGGGGACCTCTTGGTGGCAGGGACAGGCGGTGGCAGCACGGGGGTTCCCGGTGGCCTCATGCCCCCTCACTTCGCTGTCATCATCTGCACGAACTCTGCCAGGAGAGAGGAAGCGtcagtggggacagggacatgaTGGGGACGAAGACACGATGAGGACAGAGCATGGACGGGCACATGACAGGGACAGGGAATGCATTGGGGACAGGAATGGGGACGGGGGACACTGCAGAGCCAGTGGGGATGGGggcacagagcagggacaggggaCACTGTGGGGTCCCAAGCTGGCAGGGACAGGGGACACAGTGGGGTCCCCAGAAAGAGGCGACATGATGCGTCTGGCTCCTTGAGGATGAGGCAACATAGTGGGATCCCACGTTCATGGCGAGAGGGGTGACAAGAGACATGGATGTTGTCCCCATGCccatttctgtctctgctgtgtccctgtccccaacaCAGGGTTCTTGCCAAGGGTGACAGGGGACACAGTGGTACCCCAAGCTAAAGGTGATGGGGAACGCAGTGCGGCACCGGGGAATGAGGAGCCCTGTGGGTGGATGCCAGCAGGGTCCCACTGGGTGCCAGCAAGGACCTGTGGGTCACAGAGAAGACGCCAAGTGACAGCGGGGACCCCCGGGGTGACAGTGCACTCACCCTCATAGTTGACCTGCCCATCACCATCGATGTCAGCCTCTCGGATCATCTCGTCCACTTCCTCATCCGTCAGCTTCTCCCCCAGGTTGGTCATCACGTGCCGCAGCTCCGCCGCGCTGATGTACCCATTCCCGTCCTGGGGTTGGGGACACAGTGATGACACCGTTGCCTCGCCCATTCCCCTGTCCCCATCCGTGTCCCTGACCCACCTTGTCAAAGACGCGGAAAGCCTCACGGATCTCCTCCTCGCTATCCGTGtccttcatcttcctcaccATCATGGTGAGGAACTCAGGGAAGTCGATGGTGCCGTTACCTGGGGGTGGGACGAAGGGACAGTGAGCAGGGGGACAGAGGAACAAGCGGACACGTGGGGACAGGCGGGGCTCACCATCAGCATCCACCTCGTTGATCAtgtcctgcagctcagcctcaGTAGGGTTCTGGCCCAGTGAGCGCATGACAGTGCCCAGCTCCTTGGTGGTGATGGTGCCATCCCCATCCTTGTCGAAGAGTGAGAACGCCTCCTTGAACTCTGGGGACCGTCACCACGGGGATGGGGTCACATGCTGTCACCAGCAGGGGCCAGGGACAGCTGGGGGGGTCCATGGGTGGCACCAGATGCACAGCCGGGTCACCCTGATGGCCAGCGTCCCCTCCTGCGTGCCCTGGTGCTACTCCCCTGACACACCAGTGGCCCCTCTTGGGTGTCCCGCTGTCACCCCGACAGCCCAGCGTCCCCTCCTGGGTATCCTGCTGCCAACCCTGACACCTCAATATCCCCTCCAGAGTGTCCCACTGTCACCCCAGCACCCCTGTGTCCCCTCCACGGTGTCCTGCTGTCACCCTGAGACACCAGTGTTACCCCTCCACCCTGGTGTGTCCCCCTACCCCATTGACCCCCCACAGTccaaccccctcccccccagtgTTCACCCactccccagtgccccccccaaGTGTCTTCCCACCCAGGGTCCCCTCTGGGGTCCCCTCACCCCGCTGTCACCCCCTGTGTTCCCCCACCTGCAATCTGCTCCTCAGTGAGCTGGtcagcctggggagggagaCAAGGGTGAGGGGGTACCCATGGGATACCCCAGCACCCAACCCCCCCAACACCCACtggcacccacagccccccccaaacccccaacaCCCGCATAGCACGCACAGCCCTCCAAAATCCCAACATGCCCCCAGCACCCATAGGCCTCCCCCAAACCACCAGTGACCTGTTGACACAGCAACACAGTGACACCTCCCCCAGCAACCCCTTGGTCGCCAAAGCAACCCCAATGCCTCTCTCCCCCGCCCCATAGCAGCCCCTTGGTCGCCACAGCAACGCCGGTGGGCCCCCCCTCCGACCCCGTAGCAGCCCCTTGGTCGCCACAGCAACGCCGGTGGGGCCCCCCCTCCGACCCCGCAGCAGCCCCTTGGTCGCCACAGCAACGCCGGTgggccccccctgccccatagcGCCCCCCTGTCGCCATGGCAACTCCGGTGCCGCCCCCTGACCATGGCGCTCCTCTGGCGGACAGAGGCTCCTGCAGCCGCAGCACCGCGGATCCCTCCCCTGGCCCCGCCCCCCTCGCAGGCCCTGCCCCCACCAGGGCCCGCCCCCGGCGGAAGGATCCCTCTTGTTCGCTGTGCGCCGCCGCCTCATTGGCTAGGGAGGCGCGGCGGGCTGAGAGCGCCGCCCTGATTGGTTGCCACTGAGCCGCAATGCGCCAAGGCGGCCGCGGACGGAGAAAGATCGGGAAAGGCGCGTGGATCAGTGTCACGTGAAACGGAGAGCTCCGCCCCCCGCTCCTAGCCCCGTCCACTCTGCCGTGGGGGGGCCGTGGCGAGGTCGCCATAGCAACGAGCACCTACCccgcctccccccacccccacccccgccctCCCGCCAATGGTCACTCCCGCCGCCATGGCAACAGCCAGCGGGTCACCGTCGCAAGAGCGGCGTTGCAACGGCCTCCCGGCTGCAACGGCAACGGGCAGCTGGTTGCTATGGAAACAGCCCCCACCTACAGCCACGGGTCGCTCTAGCAACAGGTGGGGACTGCTCCCCCCTCGCCCCGACGCCTGGGTCCCCGCCCAGTTTACaataattactttattttaacaTCATTAATTACAGACGGTAAAATCGCCCGGCGgaggatggcggggggggggggggggggggtggggcacGTCCTGGGGGGgccacggggcgggggggggggggcaaatcCTGAGCAAACACCCCCCCATCTCCATGCACCTATTGCTTGTTGGGGGAGGGGCAACaaggggcagcccccccccggggggggcaATGCCAGCAGAGGGACatccaccccccccagcccccacccAACCACCCCCCCGGGGTGctgtcccagctcctgcccaaaCTGGGCAAACTGGAAGGGGGGGAATAAATACAATCTTCCAATATATTAAAAACCCCCtcgggggtgctggggtggggggaggcacCCGGGGGGGCACCCCGTGGGGGGGTCACATcatgcccagctgcagcagggtgTTGGCGTACATCATGGGCTTGACATTGGGGTGAGGCTGTAGGAGAaagggggggtgaggggggcaAAGCGgctccctccaccccctccctaaaaaaatcccagcccTAGGGCACCCATGGCTACCGCCTATTATTACCCCTCCCAACAGCCCCTGAGCCCCCCAAATAGCAGCTATAACCCCCCCCATAagccccagagcccccccagcagccccccacATAGCCCCTATGAACCCTCCCAAAACCCCTGAGCTCCCCACTAGCCCCTACGGAGACCCCCAATccccccaggctggggaaggggccgACGGAAGGGCTTGGGGGGATCTGGGGAACtactggggggggaggggctgagggagggTTTTGGGGAGTCCCACAGGTgagggggggaggtgggggtggggcTTGGGTTTGAGGAGGGTCACTGGGAGGTTCAGGAAACATGTGGAGGTTTCAGGGGGGCTCCAGGGTGGGTTTTAGGGGTCCCCAAGGATAGTTTGGGGTTACCAGGGTTGaggggggtccctggggtgggttttgggggggggggggggggtgcaggatgTCACCAAAGAGAGTTTGCAGGGCACAGATTTGGGGGTGTCCCTAGGGAGGATTTCAGGGGTCTCTGGGGACAGCTTTCAGGGATCGCAGGTTCAGGGGGTCCCCAAGTTTTTGAGGGGATCCCAGATTCAACAGGTCCCCAAGGAGGGGGTAGGGAGGTCCCCAGGCTTGCggaggaggcagggggagtGTCCCCTCCCAGACTCACCACTGCTGTGAACTGGTGGAAGTCAGGGCGCAGGTCGCTGCCTCGCAGGTGGATGTAGGAGCCCTTATTGCCCATCTGGTCGCTGGCaagggggacagggatgcttGGGGACACGAAAGcatggcccccccccccggggacacTGAGGCTTGGGGAcccccagggacagggacactTGAAGACATGGAGGTACAGCTCCGTACATGGACAGCAAAGCTCCAGGATAACCAAGGCTCAGGGACCCCTGGGGACACCGACGTAGAGCCCTGTGCAGGGGCACTGAGGCTCGGGGACACTTGGGGACACTGAGGTATGGTGCAGAGGGACCAAGGCTTGGGGACAGCAACGTCCCACACAGGGATGCCGAGACATGGTGACACCCCAGTGATGGGAACAGGAGATGCTTTGGGACACTGAGGCACAGGGGACACCCAGGGACCAGACTGAGGGCACGCTGAGTCTCAGGGGACACCGAGGGTGCACATGAGCTGGGGAGCAGGCACAAGGGGGCCACTCCTCGCCAGTGGCAGTGGCACCCCCCTGTCCCCAGGTGCCGGTGGCACTCACCAGTAGTTGGGGGCAGAGAAGACAGTGACACATTTGCCATCGTGGGCCACCTCATAGCCCTCGGGCTTCACCTCGTGGCTGCGGATGATGTAGTCGAGGCGGTTGCGCTCCAGGAAGCTCTTGGTGACATCAGGCCCAAACTGGCAGCTGACCCCACGTTTGCTGACAGAGCGGCCATTCTGCGGGAATGCCAGTGTCACCGGGACCCTGGGGACAAGGCAGTGGCCATCCCCAAGGCggcagggcagagggggatGTGCTGGGGACCCACTGCCGGGGTTCAACTCACCTGGGGCTGCGGGTCGGACCAGAGCAGGTCACACATGGGACCTGTGGAGGAAGCAGAGGGGGGTCAGGGTCCCCCATCTGCCCCGGGGGGGACATCTAGGTCCCTCGGAGATGGCTGGGATGCCACAGCAGGGGATAAGGGGCATCTCTCAGGGTCCATCTCCCACCTGAGTCCGGGGGCTGCCGGTTCCTCTCGATCTTCCGGATGTCATCAAGGGTGACGCCATCCTCGCTGAAGAGACCCCCATGCATGATCTGGGACAGAAGCCACATTGGTACGGGGACAATGGGGACAACGGGGACCCGTCCCCATCCTAACCCTGGTGGGGGACCAACCCCAGGGGTGAGGAGGTAAgggacccccagcccctggggacGGCATGGACCCCCCACTTGTGACAGGGAGCACCCCCAAGCCCCCAGAGACATGGATGGTGGGGGCCCCCCCAAGCCCCACGAGGGACAGGGACCACCCTGACTCACTGGGGACCCCCCACCCAAACCCCATGAGAGATGGGAATCACCTCAACACCATGGGGATGGCAGAGACCCCCCACCCAAACCCCGCAAGGGACAGGGATCACCCCAACTCCATGGGGAC
Coding sequences within it:
- the LOC115337680 gene encoding calmodulin-1-like translates to MADQLTEEQIAEFKEAFSLFDKDGDGTITTKELGTVMRSLGQNPTEAELQDMINEVDADGNGTIDFPEFLTMMVRKMKDTDSEEEIREAFRVFDKDGNGYISAAELRHVMTNLGEKLTDEEVDEMIREADIDGDGQVNYEEFVQMMTAK